Part of the Phragmites australis chromosome 23, lpPhrAust1.1, whole genome shotgun sequence genome is shown below.
TGCGGACGAATGCGTCGGGGTAGGCCTTCTTGGCCTCCTCGAGCTCTTTGAGCACCTGGGTGGCGTCGGTGCAGCCAAACATGGGCAGCTTCCACATGGTCCAATAGCGGCCGTCGTAGTACCCTGGGGATCTAGCATTCTCACGGTAAACGAACCCGACCTTGCTAAATTCGAGACAGGGGATCCACTTCGACCGGATGAGGTACTCGATCTGCTTCAGGAGGTCCTCCGTGGTGAGCGGCGGCAGGTAGGACAGGGTCTCGAACTTCTTGATGCCCTCAATCGGCCACACCTGAACAGCGAATGCAAAGACAACCATCAGTTGTTGCTCAGTTACCCCATACATTCAGCTCAAATACGAGCAACTAAAAAGTTGGCGAATATGTTGTTGTTTGCTTACCTGCATGCACTTGATCCTTCCACCGTTGCTGACGTTGCCAAAGCCGGAGCTGCTGGAGCGGCGGCTTACGGGGAGCCCGGCAGTGGACTTGAGGCCCTGGAAGGGAGCGACTGAGGTGGCGGAGGACGCCATCACGGTCGGGGCCATCGCTTTGCTTGGCTGacgaaggagaagaggaggcaGGCTCACTTGGTCCCTATACGCTGCCCCACCGACGGCTTATGTAGCCACCGGCTCCACGCACCCCATTCCATTCCCATCCCGCGCTAGGCCGTCTGGATGTGGGAGAGGAGTGGCTGCCGTTCGCCGGTGGCGGCACCCAGCCAGGCTGGCCTATCCTGATCATCCCAGGGGCCACGTGCCGGCGCAGTGTGGTGCGCCTTATCCTCTGGATCACGGAGCAGGATGACTTCACTTGCTTTCTGGCCACCCAACGGAGCAGGTTGACTTCACTTGCTTTCTGGCCTCTCGGTGACTTGAGCTATGTGGCGAGATATTTTCCGGCCCTGCGAACTTCACCTGCACAGGGCGCGCTCTGCGTATCCTACGTCGTACGACGCTCTGCAAAAGTCACGTCATGGAAGAAGCCATGGAAGAGTACTTCTCACGTATCGAGGTCCATGCACAAGTACGCAGCAAAGGCTATAACATCAAATTAGCCGTGCATTTGAAGAAGCTTCAGAGAATATTTGTTACGGTTTATCGGAGCTTTTAATGGGAGCTTCACACGTTCCATGGTAATCTCGGAGATGAATGCGTCGAATTGGAAGTTCGGCTACATACAACAAGGAGAAGTTATTGAATTTCTTGGATCAATCAATTTATCAACGTTTAACTATTTCAAAAAAGTGTGCAATATACACCAAAAGCATTTACCATTAATCGTTTCAAAAGAAGTGCATTAACTAGAACACTATCTCCACGTGAAAAACAAATATGTGTGACGGGTGATGACATTCATCGGTGACGGGTACCGTACCCGTCACCCTAAAcatatcactgatgactagtcattggtgacggatacAGGTAcggatccgtcaccaatgatacATAAAGGTGACAAGTAATAACtgttacccatcacctatgaacgtctcccatgtgctggggagaaatttataggtgatggatgacttttttacccatcacttatatcgtaTAATAATGATAGGTAATTAGGTTACCTGTCACCCATATGTTGggagaaatttataggtgacaggtgagttctcacccatcacttatatcgtataataagtgacggttaactaagttacccgtcacttatagctTTCAATGGGTGAAAGCcataagtgatgagtaaccTAGTTACTTGTCACTTATAAATAACATAAATGACGTGTAGACAgtttacctgtcacttatatttCTCTTGTCCTGTAAGAATTAgctgtttcctggctgcatcctgcaACGTAGCCAGGATTTAGCAGCCGTCTTATCgttgcaaacaatagcaacgcatccaaatacatatcaaCAGACACACTTATATAATAACTTGTTTCATCACAGAAttacaaatgttacaaagttgaaatgaattcattacagaatcacaaatgttacaaagttcagATCAAATCATAATTACATAAAACTTCACAACCTAGagcttctatagtggaactcaccctgtgggctgatgacttcagacaccataAACTCAGCGATCCGTCGTCGAATATCCAGAAGTGCACCGGCatcgagaaacatacacttgtatttctGCATAATTTAACATGTAACCAacgtcatgttatcatggaattaaactaattaccaaaattagttacgaacaatcttgtattgaacttacatcgagggatttgatattctttgctcaGAGCGtaaggagcatgttccacgcagcATAGAATCCGTAGGTATTGCccgatggttgttggtggcactgctgaaaagaaactttactgttatatgaaaaggaaaaaatagcaacagagaatatttggtaatctgtttggcAGCACTTACCACGTACCCAGTCTTATGTGTTAGCCTACGGCCGGCTTTCGcgtcgtagtcaggttgagctcaaaggtacttgtcaaaagccctgcataaagacagatcgattatggagcctttgaatgttagaaaagtttaatatgtcaACTAAGACAGGCATAACTTATGTGTCGATGAGTTATTTTACAACGATGTAATCATgcgatctaagtttgccttttgtagatattggtcttgatgagtcgacgTAGAACACGAAGTCCCACTAGAGGCAAATGTTAATTAAGATCCAATgaccaccggtgttgtgggcaccCATTaagtacttcacttttgagtattgttgcattgccctggtgtagcgaaaatagccctattaggttatgattatgattttgatgattaatgataacatagttattggGATTAACaagtttgtcaagtatatggtttagtaggtctcatggatgcaacaaaagagaagtcgccaaagccggaacaaagagaggaatgaattagacttgttccacaaattttgatgtgataaaTTGGAATGAATTTCgatataatcttgtagagctattcacaagctttccataaagccaaatatcatcaaaatcggagttcgaagcgaaaagttatgcctaaAATACATAATGCTGTTCTACTAAAATTTGCctgaccggatagtctggtgctcatataaaaattagtctggtgctacataggataatccggtgagtacaataaaaaatagtctggttttcacaaaaaatttgaatcggaatcttttgcctcaccggatgatccggtattcacaaaatgaacataccggactattattttcagagagctccaaaatgaagatatgcacataggatagtccggtgcatttgtccagtgttcaataagttatcacaggataatccagTATACACAAATGAGTCTGAGTGAGTTCAAACagctagtttcttctgctatactcaccggatgatccggtgttcacaaactgAACACATcagactattatttccagagagcatcaaaatgaacatatacacataaGGTAATCCAAtgcatt
Proteins encoded:
- the LOC133906119 gene encoding ribulose bisphosphate carboxylase small subunit, chloroplastic 2 codes for the protein MAPTVMASSATSVAPFQGLKSTAGLPVSRRSSSSGFGNVSNGGRIKCMQVWPIEGIKKFETLSYLPPLTTEDLLKQIEYLIRSKWIPCLEFSKVGFVYRENARSPGYYDGRYWTMWKLPMFGCTDATQVLKELEEAKKAYPDAFVRIIGFDNVRQVQCISFIAYKPPGCEESGGA